Proteins from one Spirochaetota bacterium genomic window:
- a CDS encoding UPF0182 family protein: protein MNKKFIWGLGIFIIIYFFIQLISHFYMDYQWFKINKHINIFWTLFLSKFYVNIIFSLLFISLFSLNFLLIRILAGKGRIFTKNIFDRLQLPVIGSTKKALFLFLFLGVVAIGLMMGITASTYWKECLIYLNSVPFSSFPKDPIFKKDIGFYIFSIPFYKFFFRWGMFSLVIITIFSTLFHILNGGIFIENKRVDFSLFSRAHLSTLLSIIVFLMGIGYRISAYEILLSQRGSFYGAGYTAVNAELLAYNVCMIISFIASALLIFNIFKRSFLLPIVILITIIPTYFILGTVYPSLQQRFVVEPNELDREKPYIKNNISLTRIAYGIDRVKEMNFSNNSNLTSKDMIKNRNTLNNIRLWDWRPLKQTYKQLQELKPYYHFYDVDVDRYIIKGSKIAVNLSARELSIDKLSKNSQTWINRHLVYTHGYGLVCSRVDKITPEGLPEMLIYDIPPKSKINIEPKLPQIYYGEHNNPYCITNTSIEPGEFDYPYGDMNRYTKYQGTGGDRLNSFFKRLLYAIALGDMNIFISKNIESKSKILFRRNISTMVRSLTPFLEFDNDPYLILANDKLYWIIDAYTTTDRFPYSTPTDLAFGKINYIRNSVKVVIDAYNGEMNYYIADDNDPILKTYANIFKGLFKNISQMPEEIKNHIRYPEMIFNIQSKILLRYHMTNINVFYNNEDAWDIPRQIYENSEELIHSYYLVTTLPDESRSEFILIMPFTPINKDNMISFLIAKCDPPYYGQLILYILPKEKLSYGPMQIEARINQDAEISKQLTLWSQKGSRVIRGNMLVIPIEESLLFIEPLYLKAETSEMPELKRVIVSFSDKIVMEENLNAALDKLFLKDQYTKSMISTGSMSNKLREYASRAFQHFLLAEKHLQKGNWAKYGEELRHLKEILRVMKNIKD from the coding sequence ATGAACAAAAAGTTTATATGGGGACTTGGCATTTTTATTATTATCTATTTTTTTATTCAACTAATCTCTCATTTTTATATGGATTACCAATGGTTCAAGATTAACAAACACATAAATATCTTTTGGACATTATTCCTCTCAAAATTCTATGTTAATATTATATTCTCTCTGCTTTTTATAAGTCTATTCTCATTAAATTTTCTCTTAATAAGGATTCTTGCGGGAAAGGGCCGCATATTTACAAAAAATATTTTTGATAGATTACAATTGCCAGTTATAGGTTCAACCAAGAAGGCCCTCTTTTTATTTCTCTTTCTTGGTGTGGTTGCTATTGGATTGATGATGGGGATAACAGCATCAACCTACTGGAAGGAATGCCTCATATATCTAAACTCTGTTCCCTTTTCGAGCTTTCCTAAAGATCCCATATTTAAGAAGGATATCGGATTCTATATTTTTTCTATACCCTTCTATAAATTCTTTTTCAGATGGGGAATGTTTTCATTGGTAATTATTACAATCTTCTCCACCCTATTCCACATCCTAAATGGCGGAATATTCATAGAAAATAAAAGGGTGGATTTTTCTCTATTCTCAAGGGCTCACCTCTCCACGCTGCTTTCAATTATTGTATTTCTCATGGGAATTGGTTATAGAATATCAGCCTATGAGATTCTTCTCTCCCAGAGGGGAAGTTTTTATGGGGCAGGGTACACTGCTGTTAATGCGGAATTATTGGCATATAATGTGTGTATGATTATCTCCTTCATCGCATCAGCCTTATTGATCTTCAATATTTTCAAGAGAAGCTTCTTATTGCCCATTGTAATCCTCATAACCATTATACCCACATATTTTATTCTTGGAACAGTATACCCATCATTACAACAGAGGTTTGTTGTTGAACCCAATGAGCTGGATAGGGAAAAGCCATATATAAAAAACAACATATCCCTCACAAGAATAGCCTATGGGATAGATAGAGTAAAGGAGATGAATTTCTCGAACAATTCAAATTTAACCTCAAAGGATATGATTAAGAATCGAAATACACTGAATAATATCAGGTTATGGGATTGGCGTCCATTAAAGCAGACCTATAAGCAACTGCAGGAGCTGAAACCCTATTATCACTTTTATGATGTGGACGTTGACAGGTACATCATCAAAGGAAGCAAAATTGCTGTGAACCTGTCAGCGCGCGAACTCTCAATAGATAAGCTCAGCAAGAATAGTCAAACATGGATAAACCGACACCTGGTCTATACTCATGGATATGGATTGGTGTGCAGCAGGGTGGACAAGATAACACCTGAGGGTCTTCCTGAAATGTTAATATATGATATTCCTCCAAAATCAAAAATCAATATTGAGCCAAAGCTCCCTCAAATATATTACGGAGAGCATAATAATCCATATTGTATAACAAATACATCCATTGAGCCTGGTGAGTTCGATTATCCCTATGGTGATATGAATAGATATACAAAATATCAGGGAACCGGTGGAGACAGATTGAATTCATTCTTCAAAAGACTTCTGTATGCAATTGCGCTGGGCGATATGAATATCTTTATTTCAAAAAATATAGAGAGCAAGAGCAAAATACTATTTCGCAGAAATATTTCCACTATGGTTCGTAGTTTGACACCCTTCCTGGAGTTCGATAATGATCCCTATCTTATATTAGCAAATGACAAATTATACTGGATAATTGATGCTTACACTACAACAGACAGATTCCCCTATTCAACCCCTACGGATTTAGCTTTTGGTAAAATAAACTATATAAGAAATTCTGTAAAGGTTGTAATAGATGCATATAATGGCGAGATGAATTATTATATTGCTGATGACAATGATCCGATTCTGAAAACCTATGCTAACATATTTAAGGGATTATTTAAGAACATTTCACAAATGCCGGAGGAGATTAAAAATCATATCAGATATCCTGAAATGATATTCAATATCCAATCGAAAATCCTATTGAGATACCACATGACTAATATTAATGTTTTTTATAATAACGAGGATGCATGGGATATTCCAAGGCAGATCTATGAGAATAGTGAGGAGTTAATTCACAGTTACTATTTAGTGACAACTCTTCCGGATGAGTCAAGGAGCGAGTTTATACTCATAATGCCATTCACTCCAATAAATAAAGACAATATGATTTCCTTTCTCATTGCCAAATGTGATCCTCCATATTATGGTCAACTGATCCTCTATATACTTCCCAAGGAAAAGCTTAGCTATGGTCCCATGCAGATTGAAGCCAGGATAAATCAGGACGCTGAAATCTCAAAACAACTCACCCTATGGAGTCAAAAGGGATCAAGGGTTATAAGGGGAAATATGCTCGTGATACCTATCGAAGAATCTCTGTTATTCATTGAACCCCTGTATTTAAAGGCCGAGACCAGTGAGATGCCCGAATTGAAGAGGGTTATAGTATCCTTTTCGGATAAGATAGTAATGGAGGAGAATCTTAATGCTGCCCTTGACAAATTATTCTTAAAGGATCAATATACAAAATCGATGATATCTACAGGAAGCATGAGTAACAAGTTAAGAGAATATGCCTCAAGAGCCTTTCAGCATTTTCTACTGGCTGAAAAACATCTCCAAAAGGGGAATTGGGCTAAATACGGAGAGGAGTTAAGACATCTAAAAGAGATACTCAGGGTTATGAAAAACATAAAGGATTAG
- a CDS encoding transposase, whose protein sequence is MYRRKPLGQLEFEDFYLPFGGKLRSDNRWVKLAKLISWEEIEKLYSDRFSKHMGAPAKPLRIALGALIIKERSGFTDEETVEQIREKPYLQYFI, encoded by the coding sequence ATGTATAGAAGGAAGCCATTAGGACAGCTTGAATTTGAAGATTTTTATCTTCCCTTTGGCGGTAAGCTCAGAAGTGACAATAGGTGGGTGAAGCTTGCGAAGCTGATTTCATGGGAAGAGATTGAAAAGTTATATTCAGATAGATTTTCAAAACATATGGGAGCCCCAGCCAAACCATTAAGGATTGCCCTCGGAGCATTGATAATAAAAGAGCGTAGTGGATTTACAGATGAGGAGACAGTAGAGCAGATACGAGAGAAACCATATTTACAGTATTTCATT